One segment of Panicum virgatum strain AP13 chromosome 3K, P.virgatum_v5, whole genome shotgun sequence DNA contains the following:
- the LOC120698039 gene encoding ER lumen protein-retaining receptor A-like: protein MNAFRLLGDMTHLFSVLVLLLKIYATKSCSGVSRKTQELYMLVFVARYLDLFTDYISLYNSVMKVVFITSSAAIVWCMRRHPQVRRTYDKEQDTFRHVVLVAAAFLLALIFNERFTFREICWAFSIYLEAVAILPQLVLLQRSRNVDNLTGQYVFFLGAYRALYILNWIYRYFTESHHSRWIPWLAGLVQTALYADFFYYYFLSWKNNVKLELPA from the exons ATGAACGCCTTCAGGCTCCTCGGGGACATGACCCACCTCTTCTcggtcctcgtcctcctcctcaagATCTACGCCACCAAGTCCTGCTCAG gggtGTCGAGGAAGACGCAGGAGCTGTACATGCTGGTGTTCGTCGCGAGGTACCTGGACCTCTTCACGGACTACATCTCGCTCTACAACTCGGTGATGAAGGTGGTGTTCATCACCAGCTCGGCGGCGATCGTATGGTGCATGCGCCGCCACCCGCAGGTGCGCCGAACGTACGACAAAGAGCAGGACACCTTCCGCCATGTggtgctcgtcgccgccgcatTCCTGCTCGCGCTGATATTCAATGAGCGGTTCACCTTCCGGGAG ATATGCTGGGCATTTTCAATCTATTTGGAAGCAGTGGCAATTCTCCCGCAGTTAGTGTTACTCCAGAGAAGCAGAAATGTTGATAACTTGACTGGACAATATGTTTTCTTCCTTGG GGCCTACCGTGCACTCTACATTCTAAACTGGATTTATCGTTATTTCACGGAGAGTCATCACAGCAGATGGATCC CTTGGCTTGCTGGTTTGGTGCAAACAGCTCTGTATGCAGATTTCTTTTACTACTATTTCTTAAG TTGGAAGAACAACGTGAAGCTCGAGTTGCCTGCTTGA
- the LOC120698036 gene encoding protein STICHEL-like 4 isoform X1, with amino-acid sequence MPAPAPPDRATAPVAAGSGGGGGDHLRGHAHLTSCIHLRHHHAHGASGRRRSPTGSSASASASLMRDLLALQRSRSLRDPCTRRSVDSASNNNNNGSRVAADPDAADHSRRGALKTLLDQLAENQHPKPARRPRRRFRRGAGRRAVPAAAALDRPAAAPRVSANSSSQEAVCGNRYLFGASGADGDGGGDELMQQQVSQESRNVCGIPWNWSRIHHRGKSILDMAGRSLSCGLSDPKSASGARRSQAATSAASCGNMNGSRSHPHFPVTARLMTSSTSSDSDSLPLLVDGVRNGVGGISSSFSGELGIFSKSSELDSDLASEARSGQRSRSSHRGRHRSLTQKYAPRTFKDVVGQSLVVQALSNAILKKKIGLVYVFYGPHGTGKTSCARVFAKALNCHSAEHPRPCDSCASCIAHNLGKSRSLLEIGPVGNIDLDSIVDILDNVMLSPMPSQHRVFIIDDCNTLPPDTWSVISKVVERAPRRVVFILISPNLDLPHIIVSRCQKFFFPKLKECDIINTLQWISTTEGLDVDRDALKLIASRSDGSLRDAEMTLDQLSLLGQRISMSLVQELVGLVSDEKLVDLLDLALSADTVNTVKTLRDITETGVEPLALMSQLATIITDILSGTYAFTRERVRRKFFKRPTLSKDDMEKLRQALKTLSEAEKQLRVSNDKMTWLTAALLQLAPDKQYILPSSSPSTSINRGLLTRPEGDIARNSAMDHSEIYAGTHGLPRASDFGNQQYRDVNLVAGSSNNMASNYHAGRRPGEHTPDSHMLSTGATRVNGGSRYSKTDSEMIWQAVLDNVQSDSLRKLLAREGRLISVSLGTAPTVQLIFSSRVNKSKAEKYRGQILQAFESVLSSAIILEIRYESKDDLIAGHAPVISPYPEDGSNMVLKRSFTKHSSVSSGGENLIRRLQKDNVVQGSSSNQTRWMQSDPHILTEGEIIEVGSQIGWQAEPDNSIVMSIKRQEGAWGECLSSQNQEVSQGGKNVNNEHGQQKNIVRGKVSLAHVINQAEACSQQSGWSRHKAISIAEKLEQDNLRLEPRTSLLCWKASSTSRRKDNKMLKYCYKSHGCNKEMLGSLGLVVVGTEDQDTKITSFIKDCLVRKVHFGEISKMKRWGRLPRIYT; translated from the exons atgccggcgccggcaccgcccgaccgggcgacggcgccggtggcggcggggagcggcggcggcggaggagaccaCCTCCGCGGCCACGCGCACCTGACCAGCTGCATCCACCTGCGCCACCACCACGCGCACGGCGCGTCCGGGCGGAGGCGCAGCCCGACGGGGTCCtccgcgtcggcgtcggcctcgCTGATGCGGGACCTCCTGGCCTTGCAGCGCTCGCGCTCGCTGCGGGACCCCTGCACCCGCCGCTCCGTCGACTCCGcgtccaacaacaacaacaacggcaGCAGGGTCGCCGCCGACCCCGACGCCGCCGACCACtcccgccgcggcgcgctcaAGACGCTCCTCGACCAGCTCGCGGAGAACCAGCACCCCAAGCCcgcccgccggccccgccgccgcttcaggcgcggggccggccggcgcgccgtccccgccgccgccgctctggaccgccccgccgccgcgccgcgcgtctcCGCCAACTCCAGCTCCCAGGAGGCCGTCTGCGGCAACAGGTACCTCTTCGGCGCCAGCGGagcggacggcgacggcggcggcgacgagctcATGCAGCAGCAGGTGTCGCAGGAGTCGCGCAACGTGTGCGGCATTCCGTGGAACTGGTCGCGCATCCACCACCGCGGCAAGTCCATCCTCGACATGGCCGGCCGCAGCCTCTCGTGCGGCCTCTCCGACCCCAAGTCGGCGTCGGGGGCGCGGAGGTCCCAAGCCGCCACCTCCGCGGCCTCGTGCGGTAATATGAATGGGTCGCGTTCGCACCCGCATTTCCCGGTTACCGCGAGGCTGATGACGTCCTCGACGAGTTCAGATTCGGACTCTCTGCCCCTGCTCGTCGACGGCGTGCGCAATGGCGTCGGTGGCATTTCTAGTAGCTTCTCTGGGGAGCTCGGGATCTTCTCCAAGAGTAGCGAGCTGGATTCTGACCTTGCGTCCGAGGCACGGTCAGGGCAGAGGTCACGGAGCTCGCACCGTGGTCGGCACCGGAGCTTGACACAGAAGTATGCTCCAAGGACTTTCAAGGACGTCGTTGGGCAGAGCTTGGTGGTGCAGGCGCTGTCCAATGCCATTCTGAAGAAAAAGATTGGACTGGTGTATGTTTTCTACGGACCACATGGCACAGGCAAGACCTCGTGTGCCAGGGTATTCGCAAAGGCCTTGAATTGCCATTCTGCTGAGCACCCGAGGCCCTGTGACTCATGTGCCTCTTGTATTGCACACAATCTGGGCAAGAGTAGAAGTTTGTTGGAGATTGGACCCGTGGGTAACATTGATCTGGATAGCATTGTGGATATCCTTGATAATGTGATGCTTTCGCCCATGCCATCCCAGCACAGGGTGTTTATAATTGATGATTGCAACACATTGCCGCCTGATACATGGAGTGTCATATCCAAGGTCGTCGAACGTGCCCCACGGCGTGTAGTTTTTATTCTCATCAGCCCCAATCTCGATCTCCCTCATATAATTGTGTCAAGGTGCCAAAAGTTCTTTTTCCCCAAGCTGAAGGAGTGTGACATTATCAACACTTTGCAGTGGATTTCTACTACTGAAGGTCTGGATGTTGATAGAGATGCATTGAAACTTATTGCTTCCCGGTCAGATGGGTCACTGAGGGATGCAGAGATGACTCtggatcagttgagtttgcttGGACAGAGAATTTCGATGTCGCTTGTTCAAGAACTT GTTGGCTTGGTTTCTGATGAGAAGTTGGTTGACTTGCTTGATTTGGCATTATCTGCTGACACAGTGAACACAGTGAAAACCTTGCGAGATATCACCGAAACAGGTGTTGAGCCATTGGCCCTGATGTCTCAACTTGCTACAATAATCACTGACATCCTTTCTGGCACCTATGCATTCACTCGAGAAAGAGTGCGAAGAAAATTCTTCAAACGTCCAACCT TATCAAAGGATGATATGGAAAAGCTACGCCAGGCCTTGAAAACACTCTCTGAAGCAGAAAAACAGTTGAGGGTCTCTAATGACAAGATGACCTGGCTTACAGCTGCTCTGCTTCAACTTGCTCCTGATAAACAGTATATATTGCCAAGTTCATCCCCAAGTACAAGTATTAATCGGGGGCTGCTTACCCGCCCAGAGGGAGACATAGCAAGGAACTCTGCTATGGATCATAGTGAGATATATGCTGGTACCCATGGCTTACCAAGAGCATCTGATTTTGGAAATCAACAGTATAGAGATGTTAATCTAGTGGCTGGTTCCAGCAACAATATGGCAAGCAATTACCATGCTGGAAGGAGACCTGGGGAACATACTCCAGACAGCCATATGTTGTCAACGGGAGCTACTAGAGTGAATGGAGGATCTAGGTACAGCAAAACTGACAGTGAAATGATTTGGCAGGCTGTGCTAGATAATGTTCAGTCAGACTCATTAAGAAAATTGCTGGCTAGAGAGGGTCGACTGATTTCCGTCAGCCTAGGCACAG CTCCAACTGTCCAATTAATATTCAGCTCTCGTGTAAATAAGTCCAAAGCCGAGAAGTATAGGGGCCAGATTCTGCAGGCATTTGAATCTGTTCTTTCTTCTGCTATAATTCTTGAAATCCGATACGAATCAAAGGATGATCTGATAGCAGGTCATGCTCCAGTTATTTCTCCCTACCCTGAGGATGGCTCAAATATGGTATTGAAGAGGTCTTTCACTAAACATAGTTCAGTTTCTTCTGGAGGCGAGAATTTAATTAGGAGGCTTCAAAAAGACAATGTGGTCCAGGGCAGCAGCTCAAATCAGACACGCTGGATGCAATCCGATCCACACATATTGACTGAAGGCGAAATTATTGAAGTTGGATCTCAAATTGGTTGGCAGGCTGAACCAGATAACAGCATTGTTATGTCAATCAAAAGACAAGAGGGCGCCTGGGGAGAATGTTTGTCATCACAGAACCAAGAAGTTTCTCAAGGAGGAAAAAATGTGAATAATGAACATGGTCAGCAAAAGAACATTGTAAGAGGCAAGGTATCCCTTGCTCATGTTATTAACCAGGCAGAAGCTTGTTCTCAACAAAGTGGCTGGTCTAGACACAAAGCTATATCGATTGCAGAAAAGCTAGAACAAGATAATTT GAGATTGGAGCCTAGAACCAGTTTGCTTTGTTGGAAAGCTTCAAGCACTTCCAGACGGAAG GATAATAAAATGCTGAAATATTGTTACAAATCACATGGTTGTAACAAAGAAATGCTGGGTAGCTTGGGACTTGTTG TTGTCGGCACTGAGGATCAGGACACGAAGATTACGAGCTTTATCAAGGATTGCCTTGTGCGGAAGGTGCATTTCGGTGAGATCTCCAAGATGAAACGTTGGGGGCGGTTGCCCCGGATTTACACGTAG
- the LOC120698037 gene encoding uncharacterized protein LOC120698037 yields the protein MFPQSCQSSWRMECACLAWVEMLGGKGWSSKLESLSCSGSCSVSRVCGTRRKYKRMPYQSNRHTLHHGYANMFFNPLIPLDSGGDTSILASLHLGSACEKATSGCLP from the exons ATGTTCCCGCAAAG TTGTCAGAGTTCATGGAGGATGGAGTGTGCTTGCTTGGCGTGGGTTGAAATGCTTGGAGGGAAGGGATGGTCATCTAAGTTGGAGTCCCTGAGTTGCTCTGGAAGCTGCTCGGTGTCTAGGG TTTGTGGAACAAGAAGAAAGTACAAAAGAATGCCATATCAAAGCAACCG CCACACACTGCATCATGGATATGCCAACATGTTTTTTAATCCGCTG ATACCTCTGGACTCTGGTGGTGATACATCTATACTTGCATCACTTCATTTAGGATCAGCTTGTGAGAAAGCCACCTCGGGATGCCTTCCTTGA
- the LOC120698040 gene encoding ubiquitin domain-containing protein 1-like: MGCAGSTPKVDENNKKLKKPKAWKHSQPITPAQLKQMRDEFWDTAPHYGGQKEIWDALKVAAESDLALAQTIVDTAGIIVSNPDMTLCYDERGAKYELPKYVLSEPTNLIRDG, translated from the exons ATGGGCTGCGCTGGATCCACTCCCAAAGTCGATG AGAACAATAAGAAGCTGAAAAAGCCTAAGGCTTGGAAGCACAGTCAACCAATTACAccagcacaactcaaacagATGCGTGATGAATTCTGGGACACGGCTCCGCATTATGGTGGCCAAAAAG AGATATGGGATGCTCTTAAAGTTGCTGCAGAATCTGATTTAGCCCTTGCACAAACCATAGTGGACACTGCTGGGATCATCGTTTCGAACCCTGACATGACGCTTTGCTACGACGAGAGAG GTGCCAAGTATGAACTGCCGAAATATGTTTTGAGCGAACCAACTAATTTGATCCGCGACGGTTGA
- the LOC120698036 gene encoding protein STICHEL-like 4 isoform X2: MPAPAPPDRATAPVAAGSGGGGGDHLRGHAHLTSCIHLRHHHAHGASGRRRSPTGSSASASASLMRDLLALQRSRSLRDPCTRRSVDSASNNNNNGSRVAADPDAADHSRRGALKTLLDQLAENQHPKPARRPRRRFRRGAGRRAVPAAAALDRPAAAPRVSANSSSQEAVCGNRYLFGASGADGDGGGDELMQQQVSQESRNVCGIPWNWSRIHHRGKSILDMAGRSLSCGLSDPKSASGARRSQAATSAASCGNMNGSRSHPHFPVTARLMTSSTSSDSDSLPLLVDGVRNGVGGISSSFSGELGIFSKSSELDSDLASEARSGQRSRSSHRGRHRSLTQKYAPRTFKDVVGQSLVVQALSNAILKKKIGLVYVFYGPHGTGKTSCARVFAKALNCHSAEHPRPCDSCASCIAHNLGKSRSLLEIGPVGNIDLDSIVDILDNVMLSPMPSQHRVFIIDDCNTLPPDTWSVISKVVERAPRRVVFILISPNLDLPHIIVSRCQKFFFPKLKECDIINTLQWISTTEGLDVDRDALKLIASRSDGSLRDAEMTLDQLSLLGQRISMSLVQELVGLVSDEKLVDLLDLALSADTVNTVKTLRDITETGVEPLALMSQLATIITDILSGTYAFTRERVRRKFFKRPTLSKDDMEKLRQALKTLSEAEKQLRVSNDKMTWLTAALLQLAPDKQYILPSSSPSTSINRGLLTRPEGDIARNSAMDHSEIYAGTHGLPRASDFGNQQYRDVNLVAGSSNNMASNYHAGRRPGEHTPDSHMLSTGATRVNGGSRYSKTDSEMIWQAVLDNVQSDSLRKLLAREGRLISVSLGTAPTVQLIFSSRVNKSKAEKYRGQILQAFESVLSSAIILEIRYESKDDLIAGHAPVISPYPEDGSNMVLKRSFTKHSSVSSGGENLIRRLQKDNVVQGSSSNQTRWMQSDPHILTEGEIIEVGSQIGWQAEPDNSIVMSIKRQEGAWGECLSSQNQEVSQGGKNVNNEHGQQKNIVRGKVSLAHVINQAEACSQQSGWSRHKAISIAEKLEQDNLRLEPRTSLLCWKASSTSRRKLSALRIRTRRLRALSRIALCGRCISVRSPR; this comes from the exons atgccggcgccggcaccgcccgaccgggcgacggcgccggtggcggcggggagcggcggcggcggaggagaccaCCTCCGCGGCCACGCGCACCTGACCAGCTGCATCCACCTGCGCCACCACCACGCGCACGGCGCGTCCGGGCGGAGGCGCAGCCCGACGGGGTCCtccgcgtcggcgtcggcctcgCTGATGCGGGACCTCCTGGCCTTGCAGCGCTCGCGCTCGCTGCGGGACCCCTGCACCCGCCGCTCCGTCGACTCCGcgtccaacaacaacaacaacggcaGCAGGGTCGCCGCCGACCCCGACGCCGCCGACCACtcccgccgcggcgcgctcaAGACGCTCCTCGACCAGCTCGCGGAGAACCAGCACCCCAAGCCcgcccgccggccccgccgccgcttcaggcgcggggccggccggcgcgccgtccccgccgccgccgctctggaccgccccgccgccgcgccgcgcgtctcCGCCAACTCCAGCTCCCAGGAGGCCGTCTGCGGCAACAGGTACCTCTTCGGCGCCAGCGGagcggacggcgacggcggcggcgacgagctcATGCAGCAGCAGGTGTCGCAGGAGTCGCGCAACGTGTGCGGCATTCCGTGGAACTGGTCGCGCATCCACCACCGCGGCAAGTCCATCCTCGACATGGCCGGCCGCAGCCTCTCGTGCGGCCTCTCCGACCCCAAGTCGGCGTCGGGGGCGCGGAGGTCCCAAGCCGCCACCTCCGCGGCCTCGTGCGGTAATATGAATGGGTCGCGTTCGCACCCGCATTTCCCGGTTACCGCGAGGCTGATGACGTCCTCGACGAGTTCAGATTCGGACTCTCTGCCCCTGCTCGTCGACGGCGTGCGCAATGGCGTCGGTGGCATTTCTAGTAGCTTCTCTGGGGAGCTCGGGATCTTCTCCAAGAGTAGCGAGCTGGATTCTGACCTTGCGTCCGAGGCACGGTCAGGGCAGAGGTCACGGAGCTCGCACCGTGGTCGGCACCGGAGCTTGACACAGAAGTATGCTCCAAGGACTTTCAAGGACGTCGTTGGGCAGAGCTTGGTGGTGCAGGCGCTGTCCAATGCCATTCTGAAGAAAAAGATTGGACTGGTGTATGTTTTCTACGGACCACATGGCACAGGCAAGACCTCGTGTGCCAGGGTATTCGCAAAGGCCTTGAATTGCCATTCTGCTGAGCACCCGAGGCCCTGTGACTCATGTGCCTCTTGTATTGCACACAATCTGGGCAAGAGTAGAAGTTTGTTGGAGATTGGACCCGTGGGTAACATTGATCTGGATAGCATTGTGGATATCCTTGATAATGTGATGCTTTCGCCCATGCCATCCCAGCACAGGGTGTTTATAATTGATGATTGCAACACATTGCCGCCTGATACATGGAGTGTCATATCCAAGGTCGTCGAACGTGCCCCACGGCGTGTAGTTTTTATTCTCATCAGCCCCAATCTCGATCTCCCTCATATAATTGTGTCAAGGTGCCAAAAGTTCTTTTTCCCCAAGCTGAAGGAGTGTGACATTATCAACACTTTGCAGTGGATTTCTACTACTGAAGGTCTGGATGTTGATAGAGATGCATTGAAACTTATTGCTTCCCGGTCAGATGGGTCACTGAGGGATGCAGAGATGACTCtggatcagttgagtttgcttGGACAGAGAATTTCGATGTCGCTTGTTCAAGAACTT GTTGGCTTGGTTTCTGATGAGAAGTTGGTTGACTTGCTTGATTTGGCATTATCTGCTGACACAGTGAACACAGTGAAAACCTTGCGAGATATCACCGAAACAGGTGTTGAGCCATTGGCCCTGATGTCTCAACTTGCTACAATAATCACTGACATCCTTTCTGGCACCTATGCATTCACTCGAGAAAGAGTGCGAAGAAAATTCTTCAAACGTCCAACCT TATCAAAGGATGATATGGAAAAGCTACGCCAGGCCTTGAAAACACTCTCTGAAGCAGAAAAACAGTTGAGGGTCTCTAATGACAAGATGACCTGGCTTACAGCTGCTCTGCTTCAACTTGCTCCTGATAAACAGTATATATTGCCAAGTTCATCCCCAAGTACAAGTATTAATCGGGGGCTGCTTACCCGCCCAGAGGGAGACATAGCAAGGAACTCTGCTATGGATCATAGTGAGATATATGCTGGTACCCATGGCTTACCAAGAGCATCTGATTTTGGAAATCAACAGTATAGAGATGTTAATCTAGTGGCTGGTTCCAGCAACAATATGGCAAGCAATTACCATGCTGGAAGGAGACCTGGGGAACATACTCCAGACAGCCATATGTTGTCAACGGGAGCTACTAGAGTGAATGGAGGATCTAGGTACAGCAAAACTGACAGTGAAATGATTTGGCAGGCTGTGCTAGATAATGTTCAGTCAGACTCATTAAGAAAATTGCTGGCTAGAGAGGGTCGACTGATTTCCGTCAGCCTAGGCACAG CTCCAACTGTCCAATTAATATTCAGCTCTCGTGTAAATAAGTCCAAAGCCGAGAAGTATAGGGGCCAGATTCTGCAGGCATTTGAATCTGTTCTTTCTTCTGCTATAATTCTTGAAATCCGATACGAATCAAAGGATGATCTGATAGCAGGTCATGCTCCAGTTATTTCTCCCTACCCTGAGGATGGCTCAAATATGGTATTGAAGAGGTCTTTCACTAAACATAGTTCAGTTTCTTCTGGAGGCGAGAATTTAATTAGGAGGCTTCAAAAAGACAATGTGGTCCAGGGCAGCAGCTCAAATCAGACACGCTGGATGCAATCCGATCCACACATATTGACTGAAGGCGAAATTATTGAAGTTGGATCTCAAATTGGTTGGCAGGCTGAACCAGATAACAGCATTGTTATGTCAATCAAAAGACAAGAGGGCGCCTGGGGAGAATGTTTGTCATCACAGAACCAAGAAGTTTCTCAAGGAGGAAAAAATGTGAATAATGAACATGGTCAGCAAAAGAACATTGTAAGAGGCAAGGTATCCCTTGCTCATGTTATTAACCAGGCAGAAGCTTGTTCTCAACAAAGTGGCTGGTCTAGACACAAAGCTATATCGATTGCAGAAAAGCTAGAACAAGATAATTT GAGATTGGAGCCTAGAACCAGTTTGCTTTGTTGGAAAGCTTCAAGCACTTCCAGACGGAAG TTGTCGGCACTGAGGATCAGGACACGAAGATTACGAGCTTTATCAAGGATTGCCTTGTGCGGAAGGTGCATTTCGGTGAGATCTCCAAGATGA